The sequence below is a genomic window from Fibrobacter sp. UWB10.
AATTCACCTGTTCAAAATCGAAGACGAAACCAGCATGCACAACTACATTAACATGTTGGGTTCCAACAACGTGCGTCTCGAAATGATGCTCAAGGAAAACGACTCCCAGATTCGTTCGATTCAGGAACAGATGGTTGTGGGCATGGCGCATATGGTTGAAAACCGCGACAGCAACACGGGTAGCCATATTAAGCGCACGAGTAAGGCCGTTCAGATTTTAGTTGAATATTTGCGCAAAGACCCAACCCTTGGACAGTCGGAATTTTTCTACGACAGTTTGGTATCGGCAGCCCCGATGCATGACATCGGTAAAATTGCTATTGACGACCGCATTCTAAGAAAGCCTGGTCGCTTTACGCCGCAGGAATACGCCGAAATGAAGGAACACCCCGAAAAGGGAGCCATGATTGTCGAAAACCTGCTGACCTCGGTGGAATCTCCGGACTTTGTAAGAATTGCAAAGAACGTCGCCCGCTACCATCACGAGCGTTACGACGGTTTCGGTTACCCCAAGAAACTCAAGGGCACCGATATTCCGTTAGAAGCCCGCATTATGGCTATCGCCGACGTATACGACGCCTTGGTGAGTAAGCGTTGCTACAAGGCAGAAATGTCTTTTGGTGAAGCTTACGAAATCATTCTCGAAGGAATGGGTACGCAGTTCGACCCGTCACTCAAGGATTGCTTTATCGCTTGCCGTAAAAAACTTGAAGAATACTACAGCAGCTTGGGTGAAGACGAGGTGTAAAACGATGAAAATTTGCTATCTTTGGGCACATGACAAAGTTTAGCGAATTCCCGTATGTAGCCGACCGCTTTAACGCAGTCCGCAGGGAAACTGTACAAGTTCGCGTTGGCGACGCACTTATCGGGGGCAATGCCCCCATTTTAGTTCAGTCCATGACCACCACCAAGCCTAAGGACGTCGAACGTACCGTGGCTGAAACGTTGGCACTTGCCAAGGTGGGTTGCGGACTCGTCCGTATTACCGCTCCGACATTTGCAGACGCACAAGGTCTTGAAGAAGTCATGAAGCAGGTGCGTGCAGCCGGTTGCAAGGTTCCGGTTTCTGCCGACATCCACTTCCAGCCCAAGGCCGCTTTCGAAGCACTCAAATGGGTCGAAAAGGTCCGCATCAATCCGGGTAACTTTGTCGACACAGGCATTTTGACGCTTGACCAGCAGACGGACAAGACTTTTGAAGAAGGCAAGGAAAAGGTTGCCGAAGCCTTTACGCCATTCGTGCAAGAAGCCAAGCGCCTCGGCCGCGCCATTCGTATTGGCGTAAACCACGGTTCCCTTGCCGCCCGTATGATTTACCGCTACGGCGACACCGTCGAAGGCATGGTGGAAAGCGCCATGGAATACTTGGCCGTGTGCGAAGCCGAACATTTTGATCAGGTTGTTTTGAGCCTCAAGAGCAGTAACCCGCGCGTGGCCATTGCCGCCTACCGCATGCTCGCCGCCCGCATTAAGCAAGAAGGTTTCAAGCCCTACCCGTTCCACGTGGGGGTGACCGAAGCGGGCGCGGGTGCCGACGGACGACTGAAGTCGGCCGCGGGCATCGGCGCACTGTTGCTTGACGGTCTTGCCGACACTATCCGCGTATCGCTCACCGAAGATCCGGTGGCCGAAGTCCCGGTGGCACAGGAACTCATTAAGGCATGCGCACTCCCGACAAAGCCGGTGAGCTACGCAGTGCCGGTTCTTGAAAAAGACCCGTACCATTACGAACGCCGCGAGACCGAAGTTGTGAAGGTGTCGGGCGTAGAAATCGGTGGTTCTAACCCGGTGAAGGTCGGCGTGAAGGCCGATGCAATTGCACTCACGGGCGAACGCCGCAATGCAGAATTTGCACTCCCCAACTTGAACGAAAAGCCGATTGTGGAATTCAAGGACGCCATGGATATCGCGGGCTTTGCCCAGAATCCGGCAGCGGTACCGGCAGGTTCCGTGTTCTGCTACACGGGAGCCGAAATGGTTTCCGGCGTGCGCGCCCTTGCTGCTGCACTCGATGCAGCAGGTCGCAAAGACCCGATTTTGCTTTACGCCAAGATTAGCGACAACGAACGAGAAACGCTCCGCGTTTCCGCCGACATCGGAAGCCTCGTGACCGATGGTCTTGGCGACGCCGTCGTGATCAACGGTTACAAGGGCGCCAAAGAAAGCGTTCTTCTCGCCTTCGATATTCTGCAGGCCGCATACTGCCGCCGCAGCAAGACGAACTTTATCAGCTGCCCGAGCTGCGGCCGCACCCTCTATGACATTCAGCAAGTCATGGGCAAGATCAAGGCTCGTTTCGGACATCTCTCTGACATTTCCATCGGTATCATGGGCTGTATCGTGAACGGCCCGGGCGAAATGGCAGACGCCGACTTCGGCTACGTAGGTGGCGGCCCCGGCCGCATCACGCTTTTTGAAGGCAAGACCGCAGTCAAGAAGAACATCCCCGAAGAAGACGCCATCGAAGAATTGGTGAATTTGATTAAGGAACGCGGTCGCTGGGTCGAACCGTAACGCTCCCTCAAAAGTTTTAACATTAAACAAAGGATAATACAATGGCAACTATTAAGACGATGAACAACATTTCCAAGAAAGGCCTGAGCCTGTTTGGCTCGTTCTATCAGGTTTCCGACTCCGTCGAAAAACCCGATGCCATCTTGGTGCGTTCCGCCCAGGTTGATACTGACAACTTTGACGGCCTGCTGGCTGTCGCCCGCGCCGGCGCTGGCGTGAACAACATCACCATCGACAAGGCTTCCGCAAAGGGCATCTGCGTGTTCAATACTCCGGGTGCAAATGCCAACGCCGTTGCCGAACTCGTGATGACCGTGCTCGGCATGGCCGTCCGTAACGTAGACAAGGCAGCCGCTTGGGTCAAGGGTCTCGACACAAACGATCCGGACCTCGCTAAGACCGTTGAAAGCGGTAAGAAGAAGTTTGCCGGCATGGAACTCGCCGGTAAGACACTCGGCGTCATCGGCCTCGGCAAGATTGGCGTGCTCGTTGCCAACTATGCCCGTTGGAAGAACATGCGCGTGCTCGCTTACGAACCGTATCCGAACGCCGCCAACATGCACGAACTTTCCAACAAGGTTGAAATTGCCGACCTCGACACCGTGATCGCCAACTCCGACTTCCTCACCGTGCACGTTCCGTTCATCAAGGGCGTGACCGAAAACTTGCTCAACCGCAAGAACCTCGCCGGCTTCAAGGGCAGCTACATCCTGAACTTCGCCCGCGGCGGTATCGTGGAAATGGCTCCGGTCAACGAAATGCTCGCTTCCGGTTCTCTCCAGGGCTACCTCTGCGACTTCCCGGATGCAGACCTCATCAAGAACGACAAGGTGACTTGCTTCCCGCACCTCGGTGCTTCCACTGAAGAAGCTGAAGAAAACTGCGCTGTGATGGCTGTCGAAGAATTGAAGGACTACATCGAATATGGTTGCGTCCGCAATTCCGTGAACTTCCCGGCCCTCGTCGATCACCCGCATTCCGGCGTCAAGAGCCGCGTCGTGGTCATCAACCAGGACGTTCCGAACATGATTTCTGAAATCACGAAGGTGTTCGGTGCCGAAGGCATCAACATTGCATCTTTCAGCAACAAGAGCAATGGCAAGATCGGCTACAACCTCGTTGACGTGGAAAGCAAGGTCGATGACTCTATCGTCGAAAAGCTCTCCAAGCTCGACAAGGTCATCAAGGTTAGAGTCATCCACTTCTAAGATTATTAAGGCTTAGTCCTTATACATCTTTTCAATTTCTTCGGCGTACCGTGCTTCAGCGACGGTGCGCCGAATTTTTAATGTAGGCGTCAAAAGCCCAGATTCGACGGTGAGTTCGTCACCGATCAAAGTCCACTTGCGGATTTGTTCCCAGTGGTTCAATTTGCTATTAACACGCTCGACATGGCGGTTAATCGATTCAAAAATACGCTTGGACTTGAGCGCTTTTTCGACACTAAATTCTTTGCCCGTACGCTGCAGGAATCGCTTTGCGTTCACCGGGTTCAAGAAGATTAACGCCGAAGCAAACTTGCGGTCGTTTGCAATCACAAGCGCTTGTTCCACCAGAACATGGCGGCCAAGTTCCAATTCAATTGGATTCGGGCTCACGTACTTGCCCGTACTCGTTTTCAAAAGTTCCTTGAGGCGGCCCGTCAAGTACAAATAGCCGTCGCGGTCAAAGTAGCCTTGGTCACCCGTTTTAAAGAATCCGTCTTCGGTAAAGATATCCTTGTTCAAATCGGGCCGATTGCGATAGCCCTTGAACACGCTTTCGCCTTTAACAAGAACCTCACTATGTTCGCCAATTTTCACCTGCAAGTGCGAAAGCGGGAGCCCCACGCTGCCGGGCCGCGACTGGCCGGGTTTATTCACGCTCACAACAGGCGAACATTCCGTAAGCCCGTAACCTTCGGTCACGTTCACGCCCACATTCAAAAGGAACCTGCATATCGACTTGTTCAAAGCCCCGCCGCCCGAAATCACCAGGCGGAATCTACCGCCCAAGGCTTCGCGCAACTTGCTGTACACAAGCCGGTCGTAGATTTTAGCGAAAAGGCCTCTCTTTTCAAGCGGGTTATGCCTTTTCGCATACGAAATCGCATGCACAAAAAAGCTCTTCTGGAATCCGTGCATTTTTTCGCCGGCAATCGTCATACTTTCGAACAGGCGTTCCAAAATACGCGGCACCACCGTCATAACAGTCGGGTGAATTTCCTGAATAATTTCGGCGGTATGCTGCGGAGAATCGGCAAAGTAAATCTTGATTCCACACAACGTATAAAAGTAGACTGACATGCGTTCAAAGGCATGCGCCACAGGCAGTATGACCAAGGCACAATCCGACTCGCGATTCAACCGCAAAAAATCGCGCTTGATAACCTGAATTTGCGAAATCATGTTCCGGTGCGTGAGTTCAACGCCCTTCGGAACCCCAGTCGAACCGCTCGTATAAAGAATCGAGAAAACATCGTCGGGGTTCAGCGAATGCATTTGCTGGTTCAGCCAGAGCGAAGATTCCGGTTCACGTGACAGCACCTCGCCTTCTTTAACCAGGTCTTCCCAGTATACGCCATTCGAAGGCAGTTCCGAATGCTTGTCGATACAAATGACCGCATTGAAACGCGGCATCAAGGCGCCAATCGCAGGCGAAAGGTCCGAAAGCTTGTTCAGCACCAACACCTGTACCGAAGCGTCATCACACTGGTAATTGAAATTTTCAGCAGAGATATTCGGGAAAAGGGGCACGACCTTGGCTTGGTTCAACTGCGTTGCCACATCGGCCATAATCCATTCCGGGCAACTCTCGGCCACAATACCGATGCTTTTTCCTGCAACAAGCCCACGCGCCCTAAAAGCAAGCGCCAAATATTGAGTTTCACGCCGGAGCCTGCGCCCCGTAAAGTGAATCCATTTTCCGTGTTTACGATGAGACCAACCCGCGAAGTTTTCACGATCGCAGTTTGCAAAAAACACATGCGCAAGCGATGTATATTGCAACGGTTCCATAAAACACACTCTCTTTTACCTTTAAAATACATTTATTAGGCCAAAAATATCTGTTTTATTTGTAACAGAATCACTTTTTTTCTTTATATTTTATACAAAAGGGGTTGTTTATCGGATTGAATCAAAGGAATGAGTATGTTCAAAAAGATTCTGGATAAATACAACGGCATAAAGCTAAACTACCGTATTGCGATAGCTATCGTTATCGGTACACTTCTTGGAATTTTCCTTCCCGGGCAAAAATGGATTGGCGAACTCGGCGTTCTGTTCGTAGGCGCCATGAAGGGTATCGCCCCAATTCTTGTATTTGTCTTGATCGTGAACTCGCTTTCTACAGGAAAGACTTCGCTTGACAAACGCTTCGGAAAGGCCTTCGGCTATTACATGGTCAGCACCGTTTTGGCAGCACTTGTCGCCGTCACGGCAAGTTTCTTGTTCCCGCAGAATCTGCAACTCGTCCAAGAAGCAACCACCTCCGCTACTTTGCCCAAAGGCATTGGCGAAATCCTGAACAACTTGCTCGTGCGCGCTGTTTCGAACCCGTTCGAAGCCATTACCGAAGCCAACTACATCGGTATTCTTGTTTGGGCAATCATTTTCGGTTTTGCAATCAAGATTCACGCAAGCGATTCGACCAAAAGGCTTTTGCAAGACGTCACCACGTCTGTGACAGCCATTGTCCACTGGTTCATTAATCTCGCCCCGTTCGGTATTCTCGGCCTGCTTCATTCTGCCATCGCCACCAACGGCATCGGCATCTTCAAGACCTACGGCATGCTAGTTGCAGTTCTTGCCGGAGCCATGTTCTTTATGACCTTCGTTGTCGCTCCGATGATTGTAAGTTTTGCCATCAAGCGCGACCCCTACCCACTCGTTATTTTCTGCCTCAAACAGAGCGCCATTACGGCCCTCTTTACCAGAAGCTCGGCTGCAAACATCCCCGTGAACATGGATACCTGCGAAAAGCTCAAGCTTGACCGCGAATTCTATTCCGTCTCGATTCCGCTGGGCGCCACCATCAACATGAACGGTGCCGCCATCACGATTGCGATTATGACCTTGGCTGCCGCCCACACGCTCGGCGTTTCCGTCAGTTTCCCGACCGCCCTGATGCTTTGCATTATCGCCAGTATCGGTGCTTGCGGCGCAAGCGGTATTGCAGGTGGCTCGCTGTTCTTGATTCCCATGGCATGTTCGTTCCTCGGTATTTCAAACGACGTCGCCATGCAGGTCGTTGGCGTTGGCTTTATCATTGGCGCCGTACAGGATAGCCTTGAAACCGCCCTCAACTCTTCGACCGACGTGATGTACACCGCCGCCGCCGAATACAGCGGTTGGGTCGCCGAAGGCAAGAACCTGCCCCGACGATTCCGCTAAACAGAAATAGTAGGCATTCTCAAGCCTACTATTCCAATATGGAATAAATTTTTTTCTACAAATTGGGTTAGGCCGTTCGCTTTTTGAAAAATTAAATTATCTTCTCTTCAAGGAGAAAAGTAATGGCAGCGTACAAAAGACCCATCCATAGAAGCCTTGTTCTTGGAAGCGCGGTATTTATCGCGTTCATGTGTTTTTTGCTCTCGATTCAAGCGTACCTCACCTATTCGAGGTCGATGTACGAACGCTACGACGACAAGCTTGACGATATTCTAAACTACGTTACCAAACAAGTTGATCTTGACGACCTTTACGATTGTGTCATCAAAGGTGAAAGAAGCGAAAAATACAATCAATTTCAAGAATTGCTCAACGGCATGGTCGACGAATTTGAGCTGTTCTACCTTTACTCCGTCTTTGTCCGTGACAAATTGATGATCAACATCTGTTCGGCAACCAGCGCCGAAGAACGCGCCAAGGGCGAAGAAGACATGCCCTTGCTTGACTCAAGCGACGCTTATCCCGAAGATGAACTCAAGAAGTTTTCTGCCGCCATTGCCAAAGATGAAATTTCGTACTTCGAAGAAAATTCCGAATGGGGTTACGCCTACACCGCCTGTAAGCCACTCCAGAATTCTACTGGCGTCCATTTCGGCATTCTCTGCGCAGACATTTCTATTAATGAACTCCACAAGACCGTTCACGATTACGTTTTATACAACGTGATTTTGTCCTTAGGCCTTGGTCTGTTATTCGGGCTTATCTTGATTGTCTGGCTGCGCCACAATGTGACAGGCCCGATTCTCGCTCTCGAAAAGAGCGCACGCCGCTTTGCTGAAAAAAGCCGCAATAAAAAGAAAGACCCCAAGGATCTCGTCTTTGACGCTCCCGACATTAACACGCATAACGAAGTCGAATCGCTATCGATTGCTATCGCCCAGATGTCTAAAGACATGAAGACTTATGTCGAAGACATTCTGGAAGCCGAAGAAACCGTCAAGACGGCCCAAGAAGAAGCCGCCAACATGACCATGCTCGCCTACAAGGATTCGCTCACGCATGTGGGCTCAAAGATTGCCTACGACAATGCAGCAAGAATCTTGGAAAAAGACGTCACGGAAAAACTGGTCACAGAATACGGCATCGCGATGATCGACTTGAACAACTTGAAGGTCATCAACGACAGCTATGGACACGCCAACGGCAACACCTACATCGCTGGAGCTTGCCATATCGTATGTACCATCTTCAGGCATTCTCCGGTATTCCGCGTCGGTGGCGACGAATTCATTGTCATTCTAAAGAACAGCGACTACGAGAACCGTAAAGAACTTGTCGAAACCACTCGCAACAAGTTCCAAGAAACCGAAAACGATTACTCCAGGGAACCTTGGGAACGATTCTCGGTTGCAATTGGCATCGCAGAATACAAGCCTGGTGATACCGTAGATGCAGTGGGCAAACGTGCCGACGAAGCGATGTACCAAAACAAGCTCATGATGAAGAAAGCTAGAACGTAGTTCTAATTTCTATATTTACATCTGTGCTTGATGTATTGAATCTCAATTTTTCCTTTTATGACTGGCTGCTGATTTTCATGGTCACGGCGCTCGGCACTTTGAGCGCCTACTTGAAAGACCCGCAACTTAAAGCCGTCACGGCAACCATTCCGATTCCGTGCGGTTTCGCCTACATTGCCGTCGGTCTCCCGATGGGAACAGCAAACGCGATTTCTGGATTCATGTGCTTTCTGTACGTGCATATCGTACGCATTCTGCATTACAAAGTCAAGGTTCCAATTGTCCCGAGCATTATCGCAGGGCTCGCCTTCTTTGTCGCTCTCGGCACCTTCCTCATGCCGCGCATTCCCGATACCGAAGCAAGCTTCTTGGGCGTTTGCGCCTTCGACTTTATCGTGGGCGTTATCATGTTCCAGAAGCAGAGCTATAAATCTGGCGTGCGCTATAAGACACCGCTCCCCATTTACATCAAAGCTCCTGCCATTGCGGGTGTCGTTTCGGGACTCATGCTCATCAAGCGCCTGATGGGCGGATTCTGCACCAGTTTTCCGATGATGAATTCCATCGTGAGCTATGAAAGCCGCTATTCGCTGGGCGACCAATGCCGCCAACTCCCGCTGTTCTTGATTGCAGGACCGCTCATGTTCATCGAAATGCGATACTTGGAGATTGGCCTCGGTCTGAACCACTGGATTGTTCTTTTGTGCGGATACATTTTGTTCGCGACCATTTACTGGCCTTTGAACAAAGAACTCAAGCGCCGTAACGAGCAGGCCGAAAAAGCATATAGCAGTAGGCAATAGACAGTAGACAGGGGCGAAGGTTCCCTGTTTTTTACATTTATGCGAACGTAATTATTGTATATTATGAACATGAAAAAGAAATTCATTACCGCAGCTCTTACCGCGTTCACGGTTATGGCCCTTTTCTCGGCCTGTTCTGAGTCCAGCTCTTCTAGCAGCACTCCCGTGTCCCCGATTTCAAGCGAAAACGATTCTACCAAGGTAAATCCTCAGCAGCCTGATCAGCCGGTAATTACCCCGACGGATTCTACCACGGCCACTGATCCGGATGTAATCACCGACCCCGTAGTTGACCCTGGTTCAGGCGATTCCACCGTAACGATAGTTACGCCCGTCGATACGACCACCCAGCCGCAGCCCGTGAATCCGGACACCTCTACGGTGACGCAGCCCGAACCGGTCGTTGTCGCCTGCGCCGAAGGTGAAGTCCCCACCCCCGTGGAATTCCCGCAGAATGAATTTACCGATATCGGTGACGTTTACAAGAACATCCAGTGCAACGAAAAAGTGGTGTTCATGATTCGTCACGGTGAACGTTCCCGCAACTATTCCGGCAAAGAAGCTCCCCTGACCGAAGACGGTATCGAAGAAGCAACCGCCATGGGCGCAAAGCTCATTGGCCCCGGTGAATTCAAGTTCATTCACACAGGCTTTGTCCGCACCTATCAGACTGCCCTTTACGCTGCAGTCGGTCGCGGCCAGGCTCAAGTTTTGGAAGACGGCACCGCCGTGAACTTTGTGGCAGACACGGTCTCTCAGCTGACAGACGGCTGGTTCATGAAGGACAAGGAAAAGCGCGACGAATACCAGGCCGCCGATTCCACCCTCAAGAACGTGAACGTGATGTATGCCGCCTGGGCTTACGAAGGCCTATACAGCGACGTGTTCTACAACTTGGAAGAACGCAGCCAGGAACTTTTGAACACCTACGTGCTCAAGGACGTGGCAAGCCTCCCCAAGTACACGCTAATTGCCTCTCACGACCAGTTGCTGATGCCCCTGTTGGTCTACCTCACCAACAAGCAGATCGATTTGAAGCTCCACAACCCCACCCCGCCGCGTAACTGGCTGACCTTCTTGGCTGGTGTCGCCATCATTGTCAACGACAAGGGTGAACTCCGTTATGCCCCAATTAAGGGCGGTGCAACAGGCGTTGAATAACGCTGTTGAGAAACCATAAACATAAATATGGATACAAAGCGGCTTTTTAAGCCGCTTTTTCTGTTTTTTAGGTATTTTCTGAAAAAACAAGCCCGGATTGTATCCGGAGTTATGCAATGGAGATGGCATGTTTGGTAAAATGAAGGTTTTGACAGTCGCATTGGGCGTGGGAATGCTCGCGACCGCGGCAAATGCCGAAAAATACAGTTGGGGCAACGTCCGTTTTGACGGCGGCGGATTCGTTTCTGCCGTGATTTTCCACCCCAAGGCCGAAAATTTGCTGTATGCCCGCACTGACGTGGGTGGCATTTATCGTTTTGACTTTGCAAAGAAAACTTGGCTCCCGTTGATGGACTGGATTGACCAAAACGACGTGGGCCTTTATGGTACCGAAGCCTTTGCACTCGACCCAAACGACCCCAAGCGCATTTACGTGCTTGCAGGTACAGGCTATTTTAGCAAGGGCCGCACTGCCATTTTGCGTAGTGAAGACTACGGTGAAACCTGGGACACGAGCTACGTAGAAATGCTCGCCCACGGTAACGGCATGGGCCGTCAGACCGGTGAAAAACTGGCCGTAGACCCGAACAAGGGTAACATCGTTCTTTGCGGTAGCCGCACCAAGGGCGTGTACAAGAGTACCGACTACGGTAAGACCTGGACCAGCCTTTACAAGGTGGCCCTTTCTACCGCCACCGAATCTAGCTTGAACGGCGTGAATGGCGTCAGTTTCGTGATGTTCGACCCGGCTCAGGGCAAGCTCGCCGACGGCAGCACCGCCACAATCTACATTGGCACTTCTGAAACCAAGGACAACCTGCAGGTGAGCCACGATGGCGGCGCCACTTGGGAAACGATCAAGGGTGTTCCCACTGGACTCATGCCCCACCGCGCCAAAATCGTGGACGGCGACATGTACGTGACCTTTGCCGACGGCCCCGGCCCCTACAACATTGCCAGCGGCGGTTTCTACAAGTACAATATTGCCGGCGGTACCTGGACCGACCTGACCCCGAGCGATTCCGTAGAACACGAAGGCAGCACCACCAAGAGCTACGAAAAAGACAAGAGCTCTTACGGCGGCGTGGCGATTGACCCGACCGACAAGAACCACATCGTGATTTCGACACTCGGCAAGTACACCGGACGCCACGTGACGATCGACGAAAAGGACAACTACGGCGACCGCATTTACACCACGACCGACGGCGGCAAGACCTGGATTCACGGCCAGCATTACAACGACATTCCGAACATCGATGCCAATGGTACCGCCTGGATTCCGGGCAACG
It includes:
- the ispG gene encoding (E)-4-hydroxy-3-methylbut-2-enyl-diphosphate synthase produces the protein MTKFSEFPYVADRFNAVRRETVQVRVGDALIGGNAPILVQSMTTTKPKDVERTVAETLALAKVGCGLVRITAPTFADAQGLEEVMKQVRAAGCKVPVSADIHFQPKAAFEALKWVEKVRINPGNFVDTGILTLDQQTDKTFEEGKEKVAEAFTPFVQEAKRLGRAIRIGVNHGSLAARMIYRYGDTVEGMVESAMEYLAVCEAEHFDQVVLSLKSSNPRVAIAAYRMLAARIKQEGFKPYPFHVGVTEAGAGADGRLKSAAGIGALLLDGLADTIRVSLTEDPVAEVPVAQELIKACALPTKPVSYAVPVLEKDPYHYERRETEVVKVSGVEIGGSNPVKVGVKADAIALTGERRNAEFALPNLNEKPIVEFKDAMDIAGFAQNPAAVPAGSVFCYTGAEMVSGVRALAAALDAAGRKDPILLYAKISDNERETLRVSADIGSLVTDGLGDAVVINGYKGAKESVLLAFDILQAAYCRRSKTNFISCPSCGRTLYDIQQVMGKIKARFGHLSDISIGIMGCIVNGPGEMADADFGYVGGGPGRITLFEGKTAVKKNIPEEDAIEELVNLIKERGRWVEP
- a CDS encoding phosphoglycerate dehydrogenase, yielding MATIKTMNNISKKGLSLFGSFYQVSDSVEKPDAILVRSAQVDTDNFDGLLAVARAGAGVNNITIDKASAKGICVFNTPGANANAVAELVMTVLGMAVRNVDKAAAWVKGLDTNDPDLAKTVESGKKKFAGMELAGKTLGVIGLGKIGVLVANYARWKNMRVLAYEPYPNAANMHELSNKVEIADLDTVIANSDFLTVHVPFIKGVTENLLNRKNLAGFKGSYILNFARGGIVEMAPVNEMLASGSLQGYLCDFPDADLIKNDKVTCFPHLGASTEEAEENCAVMAVEELKDYIEYGCVRNSVNFPALVDHPHSGVKSRVVVINQDVPNMISEITKVFGAEGINIASFSNKSNGKIGYNLVDVESKVDDSIVEKLSKLDKVIKVRVIHF
- a CDS encoding long-chain fatty acid--CoA ligase, with the protein product MEPLQYTSLAHVFFANCDRENFAGWSHRKHGKWIHFTGRRLRRETQYLALAFRARGLVAGKSIGIVAESCPEWIMADVATQLNQAKVVPLFPNISAENFNYQCDDASVQVLVLNKLSDLSPAIGALMPRFNAVICIDKHSELPSNGVYWEDLVKEGEVLSREPESSLWLNQQMHSLNPDDVFSILYTSGSTGVPKGVELTHRNMISQIQVIKRDFLRLNRESDCALVILPVAHAFERMSVYFYTLCGIKIYFADSPQHTAEIIQEIHPTVMTVVPRILERLFESMTIAGEKMHGFQKSFFVHAISYAKRHNPLEKRGLFAKIYDRLVYSKLREALGGRFRLVISGGGALNKSICRFLLNVGVNVTEGYGLTECSPVVSVNKPGQSRPGSVGLPLSHLQVKIGEHSEVLVKGESVFKGYRNRPDLNKDIFTEDGFFKTGDQGYFDRDGYLYLTGRLKELLKTSTGKYVSPNPIELELGRHVLVEQALVIANDRKFASALIFLNPVNAKRFLQRTGKEFSVEKALKSKRIFESINRHVERVNSKLNHWEQIRKWTLIGDELTVESGLLTPTLKIRRTVAEARYAEEIEKMYKD
- the sstT gene encoding serine/threonine transporter SstT, with the protein product MSMFKKILDKYNGIKLNYRIAIAIVIGTLLGIFLPGQKWIGELGVLFVGAMKGIAPILVFVLIVNSLSTGKTSLDKRFGKAFGYYMVSTVLAALVAVTASFLFPQNLQLVQEATTSATLPKGIGEILNNLLVRAVSNPFEAITEANYIGILVWAIIFGFAIKIHASDSTKRLLQDVTTSVTAIVHWFINLAPFGILGLLHSAIATNGIGIFKTYGMLVAVLAGAMFFMTFVVAPMIVSFAIKRDPYPLVIFCLKQSAITALFTRSSAANIPVNMDTCEKLKLDREFYSVSIPLGATINMNGAAITIAIMTLAAAHTLGVSVSFPTALMLCIIASIGACGASGIAGGSLFLIPMACSFLGISNDVAMQVVGVGFIIGAVQDSLETALNSSTDVMYTAAAEYSGWVAEGKNLPRRFR
- a CDS encoding GGDEF domain-containing protein, which translates into the protein MAAYKRPIHRSLVLGSAVFIAFMCFLLSIQAYLTYSRSMYERYDDKLDDILNYVTKQVDLDDLYDCVIKGERSEKYNQFQELLNGMVDEFELFYLYSVFVRDKLMINICSATSAEERAKGEEDMPLLDSSDAYPEDELKKFSAAIAKDEISYFEENSEWGYAYTACKPLQNSTGVHFGILCADISINELHKTVHDYVLYNVILSLGLGLLFGLILIVWLRHNVTGPILALEKSARRFAEKSRNKKKDPKDLVFDAPDINTHNEVESLSIAIAQMSKDMKTYVEDILEAEETVKTAQEEAANMTMLAYKDSLTHVGSKIAYDNAARILEKDVTEKLVTEYGIAMIDLNNLKVINDSYGHANGNTYIAGACHIVCTIFRHSPVFRVGGDEFIVILKNSDYENRKELVETTRNKFQETENDYSREPWERFSVAIGIAEYKPGDTVDAVGKRADEAMYQNKLMMKKART
- a CDS encoding histidine phosphatase family protein; its protein translation is MKKKFITAALTAFTVMALFSACSESSSSSSTPVSPISSENDSTKVNPQQPDQPVITPTDSTTATDPDVITDPVVDPGSGDSTVTIVTPVDTTTQPQPVNPDTSTVTQPEPVVVACAEGEVPTPVEFPQNEFTDIGDVYKNIQCNEKVVFMIRHGERSRNYSGKEAPLTEDGIEEATAMGAKLIGPGEFKFIHTGFVRTYQTALYAAVGRGQAQVLEDGTAVNFVADTVSQLTDGWFMKDKEKRDEYQAADSTLKNVNVMYAAWAYEGLYSDVFYNLEERSQELLNTYVLKDVASLPKYTLIASHDQLLMPLLVYLTNKQIDLKLHNPTPPRNWLTFLAGVAIIVNDKGELRYAPIKGGATGVE